A portion of the Halalkalicoccus subterraneus genome contains these proteins:
- a CDS encoding 50S ribosomal protein L40e, which produces MASFETAERRTLAKMICMKCNARNPQGADRCRKCGYGNLRPKAKERRSV; this is translated from the coding sequence ATGGCATCATTCGAGACGGCGGAACGCCGAACGCTCGCGAAGATGATCTGTATGAAGTGCAACGCGCGCAACCCGCAGGGCGCCGACCGCTGTCGAAAGTGCGGCTACGGCAACCTGCGCCCGAAGGCCAAGGAGCGCCGTTCGGTCTAA
- the msrB gene encoding peptide-methionine (R)-S-oxide reductase MsrB, translated as MEQSETPTGDEEWREKLSDDQYRVLREAGTERPFSGEYVDLFEDGTYRCGGCGSVLFSSEEKFQHGCGWPSFSDAEEGAVEFREDTSHGMNRVEVVCAECEGHLGHVFEDGPEPTGERYCINSAALEFDADAQ; from the coding sequence ATGGAACAGTCCGAGACGCCGACCGGCGACGAGGAATGGCGAGAGAAACTGAGCGACGACCAGTACCGCGTCCTGCGTGAGGCGGGAACCGAACGGCCCTTCTCGGGCGAGTACGTCGACCTGTTCGAGGACGGTACCTACCGATGTGGCGGCTGTGGCTCCGTGCTGTTCTCCTCGGAGGAAAAGTTCCAGCACGGCTGTGGCTGGCCGAGCTTTTCGGACGCCGAGGAGGGAGCCGTCGAGTTCCGCGAGGACACCAGCCACGGGATGAACCGGGTCGAGGTCGTCTGTGCGGAGTGTGAGGGGCATCTGGGTCACGTCTTCGAGGACGGCCCCGAGCCCACCGGCGAGCGCTACTGCATCAACTCCGCGGCCCTCGAGTTCGACGCGGACGCTCAGTGA
- a CDS encoding sugar phosphate nucleotidyltransferase yields MDSMSAVVLAAGEGVRLRPLTRHRPKPMLPAANKPILAYVLDGLIEAGVSDITVVVGYGRTRVQDHFGPTYRNVPLTYVRQRKQLGSGHALLSVEQRFEDEEPFLVVYGDQILDSGIVRAVMEETTGDAAATIGVLDHNRVEHYGGVIMDDGRAVELVERPSDERKYRLNAGVYGFRSDIFEAIRNADPREGEHSLIDALSWLIESEATVRGTITDGLWVDATYPWDLLDVIRDLTEAGLLGASREERIDDSASVHETAVVRDPVVIGPDTEVGPGAVLGPYTSLGENVTVESGAVVEESLIDSDTRVGPNATLVDCITGQGVSIGPASTVPGGPGDVRIGDRVFERERLGAVIADRVRVGGGAVFEPGTMVGFDATVRTGARIDGPIAEGTEVR; encoded by the coding sequence ATGGACTCGATGTCTGCGGTCGTCCTCGCTGCGGGGGAAGGGGTACGACTGCGCCCGCTGACGCGCCATCGGCCCAAGCCGATGCTACCCGCGGCGAACAAGCCGATTCTCGCGTACGTCTTGGACGGCCTGATCGAGGCCGGCGTCAGCGACATCACGGTCGTCGTCGGCTACGGACGGACCCGCGTGCAGGATCACTTCGGACCCACCTACAGGAACGTTCCGCTGACCTACGTCAGACAGCGAAAACAGCTCGGTTCGGGCCACGCGCTGCTGTCGGTCGAGCAGCGCTTCGAGGACGAGGAGCCGTTCCTGGTCGTCTACGGCGACCAGATCCTCGATTCGGGGATCGTCAGGGCGGTCATGGAGGAGACGACCGGAGACGCCGCGGCGACGATCGGGGTGCTCGATCACAACCGCGTCGAGCACTACGGTGGCGTGATCATGGACGACGGGCGGGCCGTCGAACTCGTCGAGCGCCCGAGCGACGAACGCAAATACCGCCTCAACGCCGGGGTGTACGGCTTCCGTTCGGACATCTTCGAGGCGATCCGGAACGCCGATCCCCGCGAGGGCGAGCACTCGCTGATCGACGCGCTGTCGTGGCTCATCGAGTCAGAGGCCACGGTCCGCGGGACGATCACCGACGGGCTGTGGGTCGACGCGACCTACCCCTGGGACCTGCTCGACGTGATCCGGGACCTGACGGAGGCGGGCCTGCTGGGTGCGAGCCGCGAGGAGCGCATCGACGACAGCGCGAGCGTCCACGAGACGGCGGTCGTCCGCGACCCGGTCGTCATCGGGCCAGACACCGAGGTCGGTCCCGGCGCTGTGCTTGGACCGTACACCAGCCTCGGCGAGAACGTCACCGTCGAGTCGGGGGCGGTCGTCGAGGAGTCGCTGATCGACTCGGACACCCGGGTCGGGCCGAACGCGACGCTCGTCGACTGCATCACCGGACAGGGCGTCTCCATCGGTCCGGCGAGTACGGTCCCCGGCGGGCCCGGCGACGTCCGGATCGGCGACCGGGTCTTCGAGCGCGAGCGACTCGGCGCGGTGATCGCCGACCGGGTGCGGGTCGGCGGCGGGGCGGTGTTCGAGCCCGGAACGATGGTCGGATTCGACGCCACCGTCCGGACGGGCGCGCGGATCGACGGACCGATCGCCGAGGGAACGGAGGTGCGATAA
- the glmS gene encoding glutamine--fructose-6-phosphate transaminase (isomerizing) codes for MCGIIGYAGGGRNQEVLDVLLTGLSGLEYRGYDSAGIALADEAVSVYKREGELENLEALLKETDVPSTPVGIGHTRWSTHGPPSDRNAHPHTDDGATVAVVHNGIIENYERLREELSELGCTFESDTDTEVVPHLIRHYVDEGLDEEGAFRKAVSKLEGSYAIAAVFRGSETIYATRQDSPLVLGLGEGGNYLASDVPAFIQYTDRVIYLEDGQFAVLTDDEITVTDGDGQVLEPPVKRIEWDAEDAGKSGYDHYMLKEINEQPRSLRQCLRGRVDELEGDVTTEELDELPEPARVQFVACGTSYHAALYGELTLRERGVKAQTFMASEYDRASVPIDDETLVIGVTQSGETADTLRALRQAERAGATTLAVTNVVGSSASRECDYTMYIRAGPEIGVAATKTFASQQTALTLLADAIRDAEHRELLGALRDLPDHVQSILDGSNAREIAAEYENAGAYFFIGRGYNYPVALEGALKMKEITYKHAEGFAAGELKHGPLALVTEETPIFAVVTGDDERATKTIGNVKEVEARGAPVVAVTDGQSDVERYADHVLSVPETHDRVGPILANVQLQLVSYWLANRLDRSIDKPRNLAKSVTVE; via the coding sequence GTGTGTGGAATCATCGGCTATGCCGGCGGCGGCCGCAACCAGGAGGTCCTCGACGTCCTTCTAACGGGTCTGTCGGGGCTCGAATACCGGGGCTACGACTCGGCAGGGATCGCGCTCGCCGACGAGGCGGTGTCGGTCTACAAACGCGAGGGCGAGCTCGAGAACCTCGAAGCCCTGCTGAAGGAGACGGACGTCCCGAGCACGCCCGTGGGGATCGGCCACACCCGCTGGAGCACGCACGGCCCGCCCTCGGACCGCAACGCCCACCCCCACACCGACGACGGGGCGACCGTCGCGGTCGTCCACAACGGCATCATCGAGAACTACGAACGGCTCCGCGAGGAGCTCTCGGAGCTTGGCTGTACCTTCGAGAGCGACACCGACACCGAGGTCGTCCCGCACCTGATCCGCCACTACGTCGACGAAGGCCTCGACGAGGAGGGCGCCTTCCGCAAGGCGGTCTCGAAACTGGAGGGCAGTTACGCGATCGCGGCCGTCTTCCGGGGATCGGAGACGATCTACGCCACCCGACAGGACTCCCCGCTCGTCCTCGGGCTGGGCGAGGGCGGCAACTACCTCGCGAGCGACGTGCCCGCCTTCATCCAGTACACCGACCGGGTGATCTACCTCGAGGACGGCCAGTTCGCCGTGCTCACCGACGACGAGATCACCGTCACCGACGGCGACGGGCAGGTGCTCGAACCGCCGGTCAAGCGGATCGAGTGGGACGCGGAGGACGCCGGCAAGAGTGGCTACGACCACTACATGCTCAAGGAGATCAACGAGCAGCCCCGCTCGCTGCGCCAGTGTCTCCGGGGGCGGGTCGACGAGCTCGAAGGTGACGTCACCACCGAGGAGCTCGACGAACTGCCCGAACCGGCCCGGGTGCAGTTCGTCGCCTGCGGGACCTCCTATCACGCCGCGCTGTATGGCGAACTCACCCTTCGAGAGCGGGGCGTCAAGGCCCAGACGTTCATGGCCAGCGAGTACGACCGCGCGTCGGTCCCCATCGACGACGAGACGCTCGTCATCGGCGTCACCCAGAGCGGCGAGACTGCCGATACCCTGCGGGCGCTCAGACAGGCCGAACGGGCGGGAGCGACGACGCTCGCGGTGACCAACGTCGTCGGCTCCTCGGCCTCCCGGGAGTGCGATTACACGATGTACATCCGGGCGGGCCCCGAGATCGGGGTCGCGGCGACGAAGACGTTCGCGAGCCAGCAGACAGCCCTGACGCTGCTCGCGGACGCCATCCGGGACGCCGAGCACCGTGAACTGCTGGGCGCGTTGCGTGACCTCCCCGATCACGTCCAGTCGATCCTCGACGGGTCGAACGCCCGCGAGATCGCCGCCGAGTACGAAAACGCCGGGGCGTACTTCTTCATCGGCCGGGGTTACAACTACCCGGTCGCGCTCGAAGGTGCGCTGAAGATGAAGGAGATCACCTACAAACACGCCGAGGGGTTCGCGGCGGGCGAGCTCAAACACGGTCCGCTGGCCTTGGTGACGGAGGAAACCCCGATCTTCGCCGTGGTGACCGGCGACGACGAACGGGCGACGAAAACCATCGGCAACGTCAAGGAAGTCGAGGCCCGCGGCGCGCCCGTCGTCGCCGTCACCGACGGCCAGTCGGACGTCGAGCGCTACGCGGATCACGTCCTCTCGGTGCCCGAAACCCACGACAGGGTGGGCCCGATCCTCGCGAACGTCCAGCTCCAGCTGGTGTCCTATTGGCTCGCGAACCGCCTCGACCGCTCGATCGACAAACCGCGCAACCTCGCGAAGAGCGTCACCGTCGAGTAG